The Chanos chanos chromosome 9, fChaCha1.1, whole genome shotgun sequence genome includes the window GTGAATAACTGGGCAGGAATTCAATACGTGTGTTTCACTACCCTGCTAATTATTGAAATACTACCGTCTGAGTCACTAGAGGACTATAATGCTATAATGCTTAAACCTCATCTGACACCTAGCTGTATTCCATGCTTTAGCTGCTTAATGGTTTACACAGCACAGTGGAACAAATAAATACCGGTACCTGTTTCACGCATAGCTTGCTGATGTGAGTTGCCTACTTTGGCGCCTGTCTCAAAATCACTGGGCTTTTGTCGACCAAGACTTAAGATGGAATATTGTCAGCCATTAGCCCGAAAGACCGTCCTCATCGTGCCTGTTTAGAAATTCAGGCTTTGTCATGGCAAAATGTTGACCAAGCCCCCACGAGAAGAACAGATATTTAGTTTACAGCAGTCCTGAATTGCTGAAAAGACTGCTCCCCCAGAACTGAATGATCTGGACTCTGTATGACCATTACTGTGAAGTCTGGACCTCACAAAAATATCTTTTGGGAATGGTTCAGAATCACTTACTTTCGAAGCTGTTATAACACATAGATAAAGCCCACCTTGCATCATAGCAAATCAATTAAATGTGTTATTATGTAGTCTATTACTATTACTGTTTTGAACTATGTAATTGTGATTTTTCTcaggaataaaagaaaatggCAACAAATGTGACTCTGTCCCTGGACAGCCCAGAGGCGAAAAGCAACCGCTTTCAGTTGTTAGGCTGGTTGAATAAATCTTTACAGACCAATTTTACTCAGGTCGAGCAGATATGTTCAGGTAATGCaaaactttgtctttttcttctgtacTAATGACTTTCTATTTTCTGAGCAAATTGCACCATACAAGATATTGCAAACAGAAAGTAAAAATGTATGCCATGTCTAAAGTCAATATAAGATTTTTGTCTGCCTATATGCAGGTGCATGTTTTTGCCAGTTGATGGACTGGCTTTTCCCAGGGTCAGTCAACATGAGCAAAGTGAATTACCAGTCTCAGGAACAGGCAGATATCCTTCAAAACTACAGTCTCTTGGAAGAAAGCTTCAAAAAAACAGGCATCACAAAAGTAAGACAACTTTCCCACGAGCTTGTTTCTTAAATATGCGCTTTATttgggtggttttttttgttttgtttttgaatgagcATGTCGGTTTTTGACAGTTTATTTACATAGGAAATCTCAAGTGTGCTTCTGATCACTTTATTCTTTGGAGCATTTGACATCTCGTCCATGTTCCTGTAGGCCATTCCTGTCGAGGAGCTGATGAAAAGGAAGTTCAAGGCCAGTTTTGCCTTTCTTAAGTGGTTCAAGGTGTTTTTTCAAGCCAACCAATCAGGACAGGTGTATGACCCAGTTGCAGCTCGTAATGGTCAGGAGATTCTTCCCATGGAGCCGTACCTTTGTTTCCTGCAGACTTCAGAGCACCTGAATAATTCAAGTAATTCTGGTGAGACTCTGGCACTGTTTTTTCTTGAGTTTAATTCATTACCATAAATTATAAAATGTACTATTGATTTCACTCAAACCTCATGCAAATTCATTGTTCAACCAAATACTACTAACTTGTGTCATGTAATATCATGTGCTTGACTCAATCAAGGCAACGAGTTTGCATAACTTTCAAATAAAGTTACCGAATTATATTTGATGACATACATTTTGAAACATAGCACACCAGTAATTGGTGTCatgattctttgtttttttttcttattttctgctTTACACAGCCAGAGGGAAAGAAGAATCTAGCACAGATAAGGAAGTGTCTGGGAGGAAACGCATCACTTATGATGTCCAATGGGAAGATGTCTACAAATGGGTTAGGCCGAGTAATCTAGGGGACATTTATGCTTACTGCACTATCTGTGACTTTAACCTCAATGTCCTCCACTCAGGTTTGTATGATCTTAAACGTCACCAGCAGACTAAAAAGCACAGACAAAGGGCAGTCAAGACTCTGCAGGAACCACTGGAGAAGCAAACCAATGGAAAAATTGAGTCCTTCACCTGTAGTGAGATTGTGCTGCAATTCATTCAAACCCACTGCCTCATCAGTCTGTCAGTGCCAAGCAACCAAGTCTCACATCACACTGCAAGGCATGTCCTTGGACTACAATACCCTCAAGACATTGTTTCTGCTTGCAAGCAAATGCCTTACTGTGTATACCTGTATGGACGGGTGACACTGGGTGAGGGACAGGAGAGCACTGCTTGTGTTGTCCTTGTCGGGTTTTTTGATAGTAAGACTGCAAAACATTACATCAGACTCTTAGATGTTTTCCCGCAGACTGCTGAAGACTCTGGTGATACCGTGGCCAGTGGCTTGGTTGATACCTTGAAGAAATTCAAACTTCCTGCAAGCAACATGGCTGCTTTCTATGTTGATGTAAAAGACAACAGTTTTGAGAGGATTGCTTCACGGCTCAAAGAACTGAACCCAAAGGTGACAGCTCTTGGTGGACTGTACATCTTAGCCAACACTGCCTGCCATGTCGGAGTGACGGAGCACTTCAAACTGGTCCAGGACCTCATTTTTGATATCTATGGACATTACTCCACTTGCTCCACCAAGAATGACAACTTGAAAGCTCTGTTCGCAGGTGTAGGTGCACTTGGCACATCCAACCCACCACTCAGCTCCCGGTGCCAGGAATTCTGTGTATTTCTTCAAAGGATGTTAGGAATGTGGGCAGAACTCACTTCATACTTCACCTCTTGCCGTCAGACAGATGAAAAGACCAAACTCATCTGCTCTCAGCTGGAGAGCCCTAAACTCAGAGTCACTTTCATGTTCCTGAGCCATGCATTGGAGCCTCTCCGTGCCTTCGACGAGCGGCTCGAGAGTCGGGACGGCTCTGTCCGAGCAGATCTTGTGCAGATTTTACGAGACGCAAGTGGGATCCTGCGCTCATATGCCTGCAGTTTCCTTCACCCACAGGCTGTTGTGCGGTTTCTGAAGGAACGAGATGCAACTTTCCTTAAGAACAAGAAGTTCTACCTCTCTGGTGCTGACCTGTGTCTGGGTGGGACAGCAGTGGAGGACTTCTTGTCAGAGCGAGAAGCGGAATTAGCGGACACTGCGAAGGAGTTCCAGGATGAGTGCCTATCCTTCTACACAACACTCACTGCTAGTTTGGCAGAAGGTTTGCCTTTGAGTGATGGTGTTTTGAGGAGTATGTCTCAGCTGTTGAGCCCAGAAGGAAGGTTAAAAGTCACTGGAAAGGCTGTAGCTGACCTGGGTGCCCAGTTGGGTCTTACCACAACCCCAGAGGAGACTTCCAAACTCACTGATGAGTTCTTGGAGTACCAGCTAGTAGAGGAAGGTCAGGTTGAAGGCAATGTTGAGAATGGGTGTGCTGTTGGGGACTCGCACAAAATATCCTCACCCTCTCTGGAGAAGCACTGGAGTTCTGTCCTACGGCTTATGGGTCCAGAATCCATCTTCAGAAAGCTTGTCCTGAGTCTCTTGGCTTTGCCATGCCCTCCTCTTGAAGCTGAAAAAGTCTTTTCACAGGTATGGAATAAGAGCATTACTCTCTCTTTTGGTCTAAGTGTGGTACTTAGGTAGTAAGTAGTTATCAAATAGTGTCTCCTTGCTGAAATTTTGCTTGGCTGTCACTTGTGTTCACTTTACTCTTGGGCAGATTTACAGCAATATCCACTAATTGCTGTTCATAAATATTATATGATTAACTGCCAGATCGTGGGTGCAAAAATATTCGGAATTTATTAACTTTATTAAGTTTAGCTCTGGTTTTTGCTAATACTGTTTGAACAAGTGTAAGACTTTGTCCTGGTGCCAGTACTGAAct containing:
- the dnmt3ba gene encoding DNA (cytosine-5-)-methyltransferase 3 beta, duplicate a, whose protein sequence is MATNVTLSLDSPEAKSNRFQLLGWLNKSLQTNFTQVEQICSGACFCQLMDWLFPGSVNMSKVNYQSQEQADILQNYSLLEESFKKTGITKAIPVEELMKRKFKASFAFLKWFKVFFQANQSGQVYDPVAARNGQEILPMEPYLCFLQTSEHLNNSSNSGKEESSTDKEVSGRKRITYDVQWEDVYKWVRPSNLGDIYAYCTICDFNLNVLHSGLYDLKRHQQTKKHRQRAVKTLQEPLEKQTNGKIESFTCSEIVLQFIQTHCLISLSVPSNQVSHHTARHVLGLQYPQDIVSACKQMPYCVYLYGRVTLGEGQESTACVVLVGFFDSKTAKHYIRLLDVFPQTAEDSGDTVASGLVDTLKKFKLPASNMAAFYVDVKDNSFERIASRLKELNPKVTALGGLYILANTACHVGVTEHFKLVQDLIFDIYGHYSTCSTKNDNLKALFAGVGALGTSNPPLSSRCQEFCVFLQRMLGMWAELTSYFTSCRQTDEKTKLICSQLESPKLRVTFMFLSHALEPLRAFDERLESRDGSVRADLVQILRDASGILRSYACSFLHPQAVVRFLKERDATFLKNKKFYLSGADLCLGGTAVEDFLSEREAELADTAKEFQDECLSFYTTLTASLAEGLPLSDGVLRSMSQLLSPEGRLKVTGKAVADLGAQLGLTTTPEETSKLTDEFLEYQLVEEGQVEGNVENGCAVGDSHKISSPSLEKHWSSVLRLMGPESIFRKLVLSLLALPCPPLEAEKVFSQAVENGDAALLDDSLTDSDVEILKESDLTNDDSSSEHTSAKTSPIRNGRKKKAPSSLSGSEVIDVTNTLKPCTVRLQKITSKRKTDLKQDDAIFYEDDVTWTSTTFQEVKNGVALSASTGFTPSPKHVKKGQMYQDGKGFTTGELVWGKVKGFSWWPGLVVAWKGKAPPPSMRRVEWFGEGMFSEIYTERLLPFAAFAKCFCNKSYASLPTYKDAIYQVLELAGERCEKSFPDTVNREEELKVMLDWAFGGFQPTGPVGFIPPPDTYGNSKMDLSDSSMSDYQPPAKRKYVIKSRPYMTQSYSREQMVQEVTVKGKNIEDFCLSCGTPDVEIFHPLFEGSLCLKCKENFTETLYRYDEDGYQSYCTVCCAGLEVILCGNASCCRCYCKDCLNILVGPETFDQLKEVDPWSCYICLPPKRYGVLKVRPDWSVRVQEFFANNSAFEFEPHRVYPSIPAHHRRPIRVLSLFDGIATGYLVLRDLGFKVERYIASEICDDSIAVGMVKHEGKIEYVNDVRTITKKHLAEWGPFDLLIGGSPCNDLSMVNPARKGLFEGTGRLFFEYYRMLTMMRPKEDDDRPFFWLFENVVAMSAHDKADICRFLECNPVLIDAVKVSPAHRARYFWGNLPGMNRPMATSLSDKVDLQDCLEVGRLAKFNKVRTITTKSNSIKQGKMGPLPVSMNGKEDYLWCTEMERIFGFPKHYTDVNNMGRSQRQKLLGRSWSVPVIRHLFAPLKDYFACE